A genomic window from Cucumis melo cultivar AY chromosome 8, USDA_Cmelo_AY_1.0, whole genome shotgun sequence includes:
- the LOC103485987 gene encoding ethylene-responsive transcription factor ERN1-like, whose protein sequence is MEIDFQSSEIHGGATASSIIKSTKFKGRNRSNNNGNKFVGVRQRPSGRWVAEIKDTTKKIRMWLGTFETAEEAARAYDEAACLLRGSNTRTNFIPQISTNSPIASRIRSLLNTKKTVNRKPLETPTTSVAASAGSAVVGPSIKDDGLFEGAYKPDMTNCLEEREVSSCDSCCSESCELGVSLAENGTVSSEELELCAFERMKVERQISASLYAINGVQEYMEAVHEANEPIWDLPPLCSLFC, encoded by the coding sequence ATGGAAATTGACTTCCAATCGTCGGAGATCCACGGCGGAGCCACCGCATCATCCATAATAAAATCAACCAAATTCAAAGGCAGAAACAGAAGTAACAACAATGGCAACAAGTTCGTCGGGGTCCGGCAACGGCCGTCCGGCAGATGGGTAGCGGAAATCAAAGACACAACGAAGAAAATCCGAATGTGGCTCGGAACTTTCGAGACGGCCGAAGAAGCCGCCCGTGCTTACGATGAAGCCGCTTGTCTTCTTCGAGGTTCGAACACAAGAACCAATTTCATTCCTCAAATCTCAACAAATTCCCCAATCGCATCTCGAATTCGTTCTCTCTTAAACACCAAAAAAACTGTAAATCGAAAACCTTTGGAAACACCCACCACCTCCGTCGCGGCCTCAGCCGGTTCCGCCGTCGTGGGTCCGTCAATTAAGGACGATGGATTGTTCGAGGGAGCGTATAAACCGGATATGACTAATTGTTTGGAAGAAAGAGAGGTGAGTTCTTGTGATTCGTGTTGCTCTGAATCTTGTGAACTGGGGGTTTCGTTGGCGGAGAATGGGACGGTTAGTTCAGAGGAATTGGAGTTGTGTGCTTTTGAGAGAATGAAAGTTGAGAGACAAATCTCAGCTTCTTTGTATGCTATAAATGGAGTTCAAGAGTATATGGAGGCTGTTCATGAAGCTAATGAACCAATTTGGGATCTTCCACCACTCTGTTCTTTGTTCTGTTGA